In Chelonoidis abingdonii isolate Lonesome George chromosome 22, CheloAbing_2.0, whole genome shotgun sequence, one genomic interval encodes:
- the SNAP29 gene encoding synaptosomal-associated protein 29 has product MSSYTKNYNPFDDDDEDEDSKPVKWNNGNDIFDDPTERQGREATNKQRYLQQEVLRRAQATEDSTNRSLSLIYESEQIGVVTSEELVRQGEALKRTERMVDKMEQDLKISQRHINSIKSVFGGFVNYFKSKPPETKPEQNGAPEYQGNSRLKEAMVFSKEQESKYQESHPNLRKLRNSEYDFSGTNSEPSVQSDVYPKNQHLRAYHQKIDSNLDDMSSGLGRLKNLALGLQTEIDEQDDILDRLTGKVDKMDVNIASTERKIRQL; this is encoded by the exons ATGTCATCTTACACAAAAAACTATAATccctttgatgatgatgatgaagatgaagaTTCGAAGCCAGTGAAGTGGAACAATGGAAATGACATCTTTGATGACCCTACTGAAAGGCAAGGTAGGGAGGCTACAAATAAACAGAGGTATCTTCAGCAGGAAGTTCTGAGGCGGGCTCAGGCCACAGAGGACAGCACTAATAGATCTCTTTCCCTCATTTATGAATCTGAGCAAATTGGAGTAGTCACATCAGAG GAACTTGTACGTCAGGGTGAGGCACTAAAGCGCACTGAACGAATGGTGGATAAAATGGAGCAGGATTTAAAGATTAGTCAGAGACACATAAACAGCATTAAGAGTGTCTTTGGTGGTTTTGTAAACTACTTCAAATCGAAACCTCCAGAGACCAAGCCTGAGCAGAATGGAGCCCCTGAGTACCAAGGAAACAGCAG ATTAAAAGAAGCCATGGTCTTTAGTAAAGAACAGGAGTCAAAGTACCAGGAGAGTCATCCAAATTTAAGGAAGCTGCGTAATTCTG AGtatgatttcagtggaaccaaTTCAGAACCTTCTGTCCAATCTGATGTTTATCCAAAGAATCAACATCTCCGAGCTTACCACCAGAAAATTGACAGCAACTTAG ATGACATGTCCTCTGGGCTGGGTCGTCTGAAAAACCTGGCTCTGGGTCTGCAGACAGAAATTGATGAGCAGGATGACATTCTTGACCGTCTAACTGGAAAAGTAGACAAAATGGATGTCAATATTGCAAGCACTGAAAGAAAAATCCGACAACTTTAA